A segment of the Anguilla anguilla isolate fAngAng1 chromosome 6, fAngAng1.pri, whole genome shotgun sequence genome:
TTCCTGAGTTTGAAGGTGACACCAACATAAAcgtattaaagaaattaaacccTTTGTTGATTTGAATTGTTACTTACATTGCTGTtgtcagatttttaaataaatatcttaCTCTTATTTTGTAGCAGTGAGCCTTATTAAATTGACCAGTAATCAAACCATAGGGTTCTcattataacattatttttatgtaagcTGTTCTTTTCAGGGGCTCACTGTCTTTGGCCTCTACTTATTTGGCTTTCTAGCACTTCTAAGAAGTACCCTTTGTCTAATTTTGAGTTTAATtagttttgtaaatgaaaaatgtggcTCGTATTGGCATGAAgctcacatttttcatcatgatAATAACTTTATATAGACAATGTGAGTAGACATACACTACTTTCAGGTTCATGCCATATCTTATTGTCTGGTCTGTACTTCTGAGGAGTGCTACACGAGACCTAGTGCTGATgtaggagggaggaaggaactAGCTGTGTCCCATCACTGCAGATTCCTAATTATAGATTGCTAGTGAACATAGCAGTGAGGACTGAGTTCCTGACTGCTGGCCCCATTCTATATTTGTGGTGAACAGCTATACTAATTGAGTTACTCTGGAAATCCAGTGATGgcaatttcttaaaaaaaaaaaagaaaaaagaaagtattaAGACATGGTAAAATACCAGTGGCACAGATTAGTTAGGTTTAAATGGTAAGGCAGAAGCATAGATTGTACACTAACCACAGAACCAACTCTTATGCTATCCTGTCTATCATGTAACACAGTGACTTAAGAAATTTCCAGCATGCAGACTGCATTCTGTAGCAGTGGCACTATAGCTGCAATGAGATTTCACCTCATAATCTACTCTACCTTGCAAGGAGGGTAGTGTCACAGCCACAGAAAGCTATTTCCTGCTTCACACGTAAAAACAGGTACAGGAATATACACCAAATGATAAGCCGACATTCAACAGCAGTACAAACTGGGCTTTTACAGCTCCACAGGGTCTCAACGTAGCACTAGGTCAAAAGTCACACTGCTGCCAAACTTCACTATGAGATTTTGTCAAGGAAATTTGGCATGTTTTAAGATCTTTACAATAGGCCATTGGTAGTTGTGCTGTGTGATCATTTTCTCAGCTTACAATACTGCAGTTCAGGCATTTATAATAGGTTTcagaaattgaaataaattgtatattacagtatattactatATCCAGTTAGGCCTCAATGCAGAATCTTGAAAATGTTCGTTCTGTCATAGCAGGCTAGAAAATGTTTATACGTGAAACATAACCAtgtttgtaattgtatttttaagtCAGATGTGTACGCATAAATgtaatcattattttaatagtGAACATATTTTGAACTGTAAAGTTCTTTTTTGTGCTTATCCTTTGTTATCCAGGTGAGTTCCACTCTGATAGAATCACTTAGTCAAGGGAGTCCTGTCATAGTCTTCTTTAGTACTTCCAATTTCCCTGTTACCCCCTCTAAAGCAAGCATTGGTATGGCtcggtttgtgggagaggttcagGGCAATCGAAGGACACTGGTTAAGAGGGCACACGGACCTGGAGTGCTTTACCAATTAGTCCtggtatttaaagtgtgctcTCTCCCAGTTGGGGCTGTGATCCGGGAAATTGAAAGTCAAAAGAGAGCTGCACCAACTAAGGAGCTGGAAAGCTGCTTTTgggctgtttgtttattttgtctttgttattttagtttgttgtattaatttataattttttttttacctggatcCCATGAAGGTAAAAGGCGaagacattttgtttcatttctgaatgattgcactctctctctatgcatttaaataaagacCAGTACATTCCGGAATTCCCCTATCTCCCTGTGTCGTGACCTGACCAGCCATTTCACCACCTCCCTCCATTGGATGCCAGTCATTAAGGGATGGGactaaaaaaagatttaaatgaaaagatttaGATTTAGCTGAATATTTAGTTTACAAACAGTGATTTAAGATATAGGatacatatttaattacatatttattaaaatttacttagatattaaaatacattttcttttgtctaaatatttacattttagccaagatttgttataaaataaatattaagttaaatgttaaatcttGTTCTCTAATGGGCTCTGTTGCCAAGGGTCCAAGAGCAAAACCTAGTTATTTGAAACAGTTTAGGAAGCATTGCTTTGGGAtatagcttgtttaatttgtgtgagctaagatagcttatattgtttcatgtaattaattaatgacttatcgACAGTGCTTTGAAGgctatgtgtgagtaactttttttatatgttgaaaaggtgtttttcatcagattcgATTTACTTGAATGAATATGTCTGCCTGAAAATTCATGGAGAAGGCAATTGCCTTCTGTAGCTCTGGCTCACCATTTTAGATGCATATCCCCGCAACGCACTAATACTGTACAATCTTGTGCTCATGATGTCCTTCACTTTGACCATGCTTTGACCATGCTGCTTGTGTTGTGTGAGGTTTCCAATTTGAACAAGATGGCAGCCTACAGTAACACCACTTTAGGGATGTCAAGTGCCATTTGGCCCCACACAGCTGTCTCCACTTATTCTTTATGCCTCTTTGCTGTGTTATATTTATGCATAGCGATGCTCAATTTTGGGCTGTGATTCATGGCCAGCAAAGTCTTCAGAACacaaaagtattattattttcattatttgggttgtgtaacacataaatacaagaATTTGTAAGTATAAAATGTAAGTATGAAGTAGCCCACTTCCCCcctgtgaaatgaaatgcttttatgGAAGTACCCTTTGAAGGTAGAGAGTGagatttattaatattatgacTCTCTGCATGTAGATTATACTCATGCCCAGTGGTGAAAAAGACAGTGACTGCAATGAATTGATATGAGGGAAAGAGGGATATATCATCTTTTTTCCAGATTATGACCTAACAATACATGTCTATGGACTGTAGGGAAAAAAACCCCTGTGGACAGGCGGAGAACATACAaagtccacacagaaaggcctcagCTGGCTTTTAAACCagggaccttcttgctgtgaagcatCAGTACTACCCACCCAGGgactcaaaatatatttaaaaaatactagcATACAGGTTAAGAGGGTAGTATTATATGTCCTGATTTCACAAAATTACTCACAACGCCATAAACTAAGAAGCCGAAGAAGAAAGATGATGCTGAAGAGTTCCGCTAAGTGGATGTTAATTGGGGGAGCAATACTTGACCTGACTGTAGGCTGCCGTCATGTGATTTGTGGGGGAAAAGTTTTCTCTTTGTCAGTGGCCCACGTTTTTGGGTGTGATTTTATGCTTCACTTTCTGTTTCTCACACCTACCTCAACCTGCTGTTGCTATTAATAAACCCCTTTTTAATGAGTCAGTCGCTTtatgagtatgcgtgtgtgtgtgcacacgtgtgtgctcgtgaatgtgtgtgtgtgcacatgtgtgtgatcatgtgcatgtgcgtgtgtgctcatgtgcatgtgtttgtgtgtgtgtgtgtgtgtgtgtgtgtaaatgtttgacACTCcccttttaatgaaaatgacaagaaaaacaaattaccaGAAATTTCAAATTACCagaaatttcaaattcaaatttcaatttcattttcttacatTAAGTTACAGTTGCTGAACAGACAGCTTGTAATGATTATGAAAATGCCACAGGTTCATGCTAAAGTTTTCTGTTGCTAAGAGCATCTACTTTATCTCTGCCCAATTTCGTTGGAACATTAAGACAGACTGGATGAGGAAATTACCCAGTATTTCAATATGGCCAATTAAGACTAACTATGGGGTATGTGCAGGAAACAAGCCATGCAAATTTTATGTCTTGAATGGGAGTTACTCTTATGCTCTGCGCACATAAAGGAAACTTGTACAGCTTCTTCCATTTGCTAGCAAAACCCCCCACGCCTGCTTTCCGCTGGCTGTACAACTGACCACAGGCACTACTAATCAGGGGGTGTGATAGCCGGGGTCTCAACTCTTTCTGTCTGTCGGTCAGAAGAGGAAATTACATTTACAACTGACTGCCGTATACCCCCAACAACCACTACAATGTGTTATCATGATGGGTTTCAGTTACGCTGTCTGTACAGAAGCATGGTGTTAACATGTCCATATGTTGcagctgtgtatgtgtactgcGTGCTATGTTTCATTTACCGAGCGCCAGTGCTTTTTGTTGGTGGTGTGCAACACTATACATTGACTCGAGTAAATGGCTTCATGAACTTTTATCAAGCTAGGTTTTATTGTACAAGTATTCAGAAACTCACCATTTTATGAATtggaaatgtaatttgtaaataaagttattttagaTATATACTTATTTAGTAATTTTTTCATAGCTGAATATAAAGTGTTCTTTGTTATCTGGTTGTATTTCAGACAAAGAAGTAGAAATGAACTTTTACgaacattaaataaaacctCCATTTGCTTTTCAGAGGCTGTTCAAGGGTGCAGCCACAACagtcattttgtgtcagtgtCTTCATCACTGGAACAGAAcctgtggccccgcccactttaACCTGTGGTAATGAAGTCACTAAGGCTTGTGGTGAGGGCTCGGGCGTAGGGGGTCTTTTCGGAGGAAATGCAACCCCTTTTTCCACTCTTTGCAAGGTACAGTGAGCATTTAAAAAGCGATGCCGGTGGTCTGATGAAAGTCAGAAATCAGAAAGCCAAAAGAGAAGATGACGACCCTCGCTGCTGCGTTCCTGTGCCTCGCTGTACTGCTGCCGTCCCCTGCCCCTGGGCAAGGTGAGAAACGTTCTTTCTAACACTGCCAATCATTCATGTGTGGCTCAGAGAGACAGTGTACAGGGTTGGCGAGGAAATGGAATGAACCAGAATCCCAGAGGGGTCATTGCCAGGAAAGGAGCAAAGAGCGAGCTGAACCGGGTATATAGGGCTCCACATAAATAcatctgcaaaatgaaaaactggGTTTGAAAATCTAGACAACAAATTGTGTATCATAGTGGATCTGGGCATTACAATATGCAATCTTAATATAcgattaataatatataaaaatatcaattttcCTAAAAACAACAACCATGCATTGTTTTGTTGTACTGTCATGGGAGGGCGACTTAATTTCCAGTTCAACAGACtgtacaaagtaaaataaataagaatatcACTGagcctttttaaagtttgtacattttgatgtaaaatgccatttttctgattttaacAGCAATTGAACGTGCGCGTACGTGTTGTTTGacaacaacaaatacaaaaatccgTGTGGGCCTGGTTGATCACTATCGCATACAGAAGAAAGGACCGTGTCCCGTGGATGCAGTGGTGTAAGTAGGCCAATCAAtactgaaaattttttttagcatacacaacacacacacacacacacacacaaatatagtCCATCTCACATGTCTGGTCATAAGTAAGTGCGGCTATTTTCTGGAGAATAACCGGCATTATAATATGTGGACATAGTAACAGATAATAATGATCACAGAAATTCAAAAGAACATGGATATGTCAAATATTCCTGGAAATAACAGCCAGGATTAGGCTTTTGTTGGATCCACTAAGACATCCACACAATAGTTGTTGGTGTTTACATTCAACCATGAAATTGCAAGTGCACATTGACTCCTATCCACAGATGAGCATGTGCTGTTATAACTTCTCTTTATATCAATTATTGATCCGTGCAGTGCTCCATGAAAGCCATAAAAATGAGTTGTGTTTGCTTGGTGCACACACAAGACAGACTGAATTAATGAGAAAATGGATACCAGAGCaaagtcatttgaaatgaatttcCCATTGAAAAGGAATATGTTGCTCAATTATAATGatgcattcttttatttttcttttgtccttTCAGCTTTTTCACCATTAGAGGACTCTCAATCTGCTCCAAGCCCTCAGACCCCTGGACACAAAGAGCCATGGCGACTGTGGATAGCAGGAAAAGGACAACCCCAACCACGAGCACCACATCACCCAATGCGTCTTCGGAATCAACTGCATCACTGCTGAGCACCACCGACAAAACTACGCGATAACTTTTCCTGTGCGCTTTGGAGCCGAGAATCACCTTGGACCAGCTCACACGTCTTCTGTCCCTCCAATAAGCCACGaagcatgtgtttatgtgctatttgaaatatatgctgagttgaatattttctttttgtgttcttcGTGAATTGGACATGTGAATTTTGTGGATTGGTCATGCACTTTATAACTGAAACATCACTTTCAACACTTTATATTATACTATGGATTTAATCTTTAATCATGTTTATTTCTGGAGTGTGTATTTAACTATGTTTTCTAATAAATCatatcatttaaaaaggaaTCACAACAATAGTGGGTGCTTGTATTGTCCTTGTATTTTGTGCTATACAAAAATCTGAGCTcatgtagtttttttgtttttgttttagtattTCCTACGGATAATGTTATATAACTCTGGAATATAACTATTACTGTACCACAACTTACTCCGTTAATGGcatttttctccctcctctcattCTATTCCCTTCCAAATTATTAATCGGCGGTTTCCACTACTGCCAGCGCCTCCAAGTAGAAccggggcctcatttataaaaatgttctcagATTTATACTTGAATTTAGTCTtaaggggcctcatttataaaaacgttcttagatttatacttagtcttaagatcatttccgacggtgtgcttacgttcgatccataaaagatactgagcataaaaaacctgGCTcacgcaggttctaagaagcccatttgtaacttacacacctgtgatctataaatctcaaattaacttaaaattgacggcacctgaacgtgccttacaatcagcgatttccccttatataatgctaaCACAAATGAAGCTTTAGTCAGGAATAAACATGGACCAAAACAGAAacgcaaactttttggaagatcatCATGCGCAAAAAAGTCATTCCAGCCTCTGAAAACTCTCTTCCTTCTAAATGCATGGTTTTCAATGTCTTCCAATAACGCAAGAACAGCCATGGTTACTTTTtcctaatttgacacactatcgcatcctgtttttaattcaaaacacctTGCGCCTGTCAATTAATTCttcacacctttaattgataattcctatcaaattgttcataaagctaatgcaaagttcaccacaggcttggacgcatatgcgtACCAAACTACAATACCCCTATgtaaccagcaggaaaatcacttgtAGAGATAAaatcatttccacgtcaaagtaaggttttataaataactacttatacatggttttctgcgtaagtcatacttaagatcaaaattgatcgtaaGTCCGTTCAATAAATGAGGCTCCAGGAGCTGAGATGTGTACACTCCTCCAGTGCCCTTGACCGCTCGCCAAAATCCATAGCAGAAACTAAGATACAAATGCTTCAGGAGTGGAGGTCTTACAGAACTCCAAAACACTTTCAGAACACTCTTTGAAGGGGACATCAACATGCATTTTTTGGAATTGCTACATCACTGTAGCCTGATATTAAAACATCTTACTCCCCCTTTCTTAGCAATAAGCTTTattaaatcaacaaataaacaaaccataaGGTTCTCATTAtgacattcattgtttttaatgtaagcTGTTATTTTCAGGGGCTCAATTTTGAGTTTATTTAGTTTCATCAATGAACGCCAAATGTGGTTCTGGGTGGCAAAAAGCTCACCTTTACCATCAGTATAACAAACAACTTGATGTAGATAACATTGAGTAGGCATATACCACTTCTAGGTTCATACCATATCTTGTTGACTGGTCAGTCTCAGTTTCTGAAGAGTGCAATGGCTAATGCCGACTGTAGGCTGGAGGAAGAGGCCAGTAGTATCCCACCACTGCAGATTCCTAGTCATAGCTGGCTAATGACGTAGACTGAGGATTGAGTTTGCAACTGTAGTCTCCACTCTGTCACTGCGGTGAACGGCTTTACTGAGTGAGTTACTCAGCtatggcaaaaacaaaagaaaagtcTGCGGATATGATAAACGACCAGTGGCAAAGATGAGTCAAATTCAAATGTCAAGGCAGAAGCAGGGATTGTACACTAGCCACTGAACCAGGGGCGTAGTGCATCCAAAACTTTTGAGGGggcacaaactcaaacaaaatgTGGATAGTTTATTCCTATCTAACAATCCATTAAATCATCTAACATGACATGTCaccagtccattgcagggcacacgcaccattcaactcacacactcttacctAAGGGCAATTTAGGCTCTCCAATTAACCCcacctgcatatctttggactgtggaaggaaactggAGCCAGTTGATGCccacaatacaaatattttttaaaccaccTCGCTGGAAGCAGCAGGGCAGTAGCTTGCTGCCAGAAAGCTCATTTTAGTAACTGGATAGCGAGCAATTAAGCTGACTAGTTATTGGCTATTTCCCAAAGGAAACCAAACGATGattgaatgtatttttcccaatttttgcatgtttgcagACAGTGACTAGTCATACTCACCACTCTAGTTTTCCAACTGACTGGCAGAACTGCCTCAACATGTGTCGTTACTGCTAAGATGTCGTAGTGGCTGCTCATTTCTATATGGGCCTaatgtgcattgtgggtcaAGGTACAACCCTCTCCTATTGAGGTACGATCTTGtgactgttttatttatctctGATGCCAACTGACTGGAGGAATAAGCAACATAGAGAACAGCGGATTAGGGTTACACCAAATTTGGAAGAATACTTTTGACTTGTATAATTGGCAATCATAATGCATACATATTAGACATAAATGATGAAGttaaaaatagctcattttATATCTGAGAGAggccaaaaataataatcaactgtttaattaatcaactgtaatcaactgtttgaaacattattaagaagaaaagACCTCAGAAATCAGAAAGAGCCTGGTAAGTCAAGGAAGACATCTGAGGTGAATATAATGAATTTTGGGGAATTTAGTTGaatttgagcagataagatgcttcagtacacttcagaattcattctactgctgctatctgcagttacatcatcaatgaagacaggtgagccagtatctgtaaCTATATAcattactgtgcaaaagtcttaggcaccctagatttttaaatatatagtatatatttggtcttagatgtttattttttgttttctgcattagtgtgtcagtagaaaagagcaaatttgagatttctaAGCacaaattttccaaaaaatgaaattttacagatatatattttgtattttattaaataaagtaatattttaagtaatagactacttttcagataaaaacttgatcaagggtctctcgGATTACCTGAAGAGCCAGAAGCAagtgaaacagccaaaatctgcagaagaactgtggcaagttctccaaaatgcttggaacaacctaccagccgattttcttataaaactgccggacagtgtacctaagaaaattgatgtagttttaaaggcgaagggtggtcacaccaaacattgattttatttagtttttaactactgctctttatattatttttttgatatttataacctttcatttaattatttttgaaagcatcttagctgtactgCATtctgtaaaactttttttacaagac
Coding sequences within it:
- the LOC118229176 gene encoding monocyte chemotactic protein 1B-like — encoded protein: MTTLAAAFLCLAVLLPSPAPGQAIERARTCCLTTTNTKIRVGLVDHYRIQKKGPCPVDAVVFFTIRGLSICSKPSDPWTQRAMATVDSRKRTTPTTSTTSPNASSESTASLLSTTDKTTR